A portion of the Doryrhamphus excisus isolate RoL2022-K1 chromosome 20, RoL_Dexc_1.0, whole genome shotgun sequence genome contains these proteins:
- the LOC131108057 gene encoding neuroendocrine convertase 2-like has translation MRGSPRHGTRVGLMVLLNALLLLLASRAAERQESTDHVVVQFHDEAPEEDARQLAAQHGYQSARKVAFGKGLYHFYPQDASRRRSKRGAASRQRLQNDGRVKKVVEQEGFSRQKRGYRNLNEMEVNMSDPLFAKQWYLINTGQADGTPGLDLNVAEAWQLGYTGRGVTIAIMDDGIDYLHPDLASNYNADASYDFSSNDPYPFPRYTDDWFNSHGTRCAGEVSAAANNNICGVGVAYNSKVAGIRMLDQPFMTDIIEASSISHMPQVIDIYSASWGPTDDGKTVDGPRELTLQAMADGVNKGRGGKGSIYVWASGDGGSYDDCNCDGYASSMWTISINSAINDGRTALYDESCSSTLASTFSNGRKRNPEAGVATTDLYGNCTLRHSGTSAAAPEAAGVFALALEANPELTWRDMQHLSVLTSKRNQLHDEVHQWRRNGVGLEFNHLFGYGVLDAGGMVKMAKEWKTVPERFHCVAGSIQENHKIQSGTKLVLAIPTEACQGKDNFVRYLEHVQAVITVNASRRGDLNINMTSPMGTKSILLSRRPRDNDSKVGFDKWPFMTTHTWGEDPRGTWVLEVGFHGDELQRGVLKEWTLMLHGTQSAPYIEQKVRDYQSKLAMSKKEELEEELDEAVERSLKSLLSQNN, from the exons ATGCGCGGATCTCCCCGCCACGGGACCCGCGTGGGACTGATGGTGCTGCTGAacgcgctgctgctgctgctggcgtCGCGGGCTGCGGAGAGACAGGAGTCCACGGACCATGTTGTGGTCCAGTTCCACGACGAGGCGCCGGAGGAGGACGCGCGCCAACTTGCAGCACAACACGGGTACCAGAGTGCACGCAAG GTTGCCTTCGGAAAGGGGCTCTACCACTTCTACCCCCAAGACGCTTCCAGGAGGCGGAGCAAACGTGGCGCCGCCAGCAGACAGCGGCTCCAAAACGACGGCAGG GTGAAGAAGGTTGTGGAGCAAGAGGGCTTCAGCCGCCAGAAGCGAGGCTACCGAAATTTAAACGAGATGGAAGTCAACATGAGCGACCCGCTGTTCGCCAAGCAGTGGTACCTG ATCAACACGGGCCAAGCAGACGGGACGCCCGGCCTGGACCTCAACGTGGCCGAGGCCTGGCAGCTGGGCTACACGGGGCGAGGCGTCACCATCGCCATCATGGATGACG GCATCGACTACCTGCATCCCGACCTGGCATCAAATTAC AACGCAGATGCCAGCTACGACTTCAGCAGCAACGACCCGTACCCATTTCCACGCTACACAGATGACTGGTTCAACAG TCACGGAACCAGATGTGCCGGGGAGGTGTCGGCGGCCGCCAACAACAACATTTGCGGTGTGGGCGTGGCCTACAACTCCAAAGTGGCAG GCATTCGGATGTTGGACCAGCCATTCATGACGGACATCATTGAGGCGTCATCCATCAGCCACATGCCCCAGGTCATTGACATCTACAGCGCCAGCTGGGGGCCCACCGACGACGGCAAGACCGTGGACGGCCCCCGAGAGTTGACCCTTCAGGCTATGGCTGATGGGGTCAACAAG GGCCGAGGAGGGAAGGGCAGCATCTACGTGTGGGCATCAGGAGATGGCGGTAGCTACGATGACTGCAACTGTGACGGTTACGCCTCCAGTATGTGGACCATTTCCATCAACTCGGCCATCAACGATGGACGCACGGCGTTGTACGATGAGAGCTGCTCCTCCACCCTGGCGTCCACCTTCAGCAACGGACGCAAGAGGAACCCGGAGGCTGGCGTG GCCACCACAGACCTGTACGGGAACTGCACGCTGCGTCACTCGGGAACATCGGCGGCGGCTCCCGAGGCTGCCGGCGTCTTCGCTCTGGCCCTGGAGGCTAA CCCGGAGCTGACATGGAGGGACATGCAGCACCTCTCAGTGCTGACCTCCAAGAGGAACCAGCTCCACGACGAGGTCCACCAGTGGAGGAGGAACGGCGTGGGCCTGGAGTTCAACCACCTGTTCGGCTACGGCGTGTTGGATGCGGGCGGCATGGTGAAAATGGCCAAAGAGTGGAAGACGGTGCCCGAGCGGTTCCACTGCGTGGCCGGATCCATCCAGGAGAACCA TAAAATCCAGTCCGGCACCAAGCTGGTGCTGGCCATCCCAACCGAGGCCTGCCAGGGCAAGGACAACTTCGTGCGCTACCTGGAGCACGTCCAGGCGGTGATCACCGTCAACGCCAGCCGCCGCGGCGACCTCAACATCAACATGACCTCGCCCATGGGCACCAAGTCCATCCTTCTGAGCCGACGGCCCCGCGACAACGACTCCAAAGTGGGCTTCGACAAGTGGCCCTTCATGACCACCCACACCTGGGGCGAGGACCCGCGTGGGACCTGGGTGCTGGAGGTGGGCTTTCACGGCGACGAGCTCCAGCGGGGCGTCCTCAAGGAGTGGACTCTCATGCTGCACGGAACACAAAGTGCGCCTTACATCGAGCAGAAGGTGCGCGACTACCAGTCCAAGCTGGCCATGTCCAagaaggaggagctggaggaggagctggacgagGCCGTGGAGAGAAGCTTGAAGAGCTTGCTGAGTCAAAACAACTGA
- the LOC131108063 gene encoding otoraplin-like codes for MRHPLVIVLCVGTLFSTPEAAPMEKLADKKTCGDEECSYVLSMATALEDFIAPDCRFINIKKEQKVYVYSKLLPEEGAGVFWSGSVYSERYVDRMGIIGYFPATLVKETLRFRDDTVELPTTNLDFSCA; via the exons ATGAGGCACCCACTGGTGATCGTGCTTTGCGTGGGGACGCTGTTCTCCACGCCGGAGGCCGCGCCGATGGAGAAACTAGCAGATAAGAAGACGTGCGGCGATGAAGAATGCTCAT ATGTTCTCTCCATGGCCACGGCTTTGGAGGACTTCATAGCTCCAGACTGCAGATTCATCAACATCAAGAAGGAGCAGAAGGTGTACGTGTATTCTAAGCTCCTACCAGAGGAGGGCGCTGGAGTCTTCTGGTCTGGCAGT GTGTACAGCGAGCGCTACGTGGACCGGATGGGCATCATCGGGTACTTCCCTGCCACCCTGGTGAAGGAGACGCTGAGGTTCAGAGACGACACGGTTGAGCTTCCAACAACA AACTTGGATTTCTCCTGCGCTTAA